ggtaaagaaagaaaaaaaaaccttgcgaATTGGATTAACtatcaaaaaagaaagaacgaaatttttcattccagtTCGCATTTCATTTGGTCtctaaataattttatccATCCTAATGagcaaaaatatcatttattTCGGAAAGTGCAAGCAAATTTTGaaccaaaatttgatttcgagtaacaggagaacatactAGTCAGGAGGCAACTTTTTTGCCGAAAAACATCGCAAAGCTGGTAAGAAAAACATCGTCTGGTTGATTTGCGCATTGCCTATTCTGCGgcgcaaaagaaaagcttacAAATTATAGCTCTCTAAAGCTATCTGTAGTGCAAATTGCATATTGATAGGCGCAGAAAGGGCATCATAATTAAAGCCTCTTCAAAaagcttttgaaaaatctcaaggacaatttaaatttgaatttgaaaatttgaagcacGATACCAGTTACCTCTTGGGATGGATGCTCGCCTGTTACTGCCTGTCGCTCTCAGTAGAAAATTTCGATGCACCCAAAAGAGgaaatttcgatgcggcaataTTTGATATCGACTATTAGGAGAGCATACCATGCTAGACGGTAGCAAAACTAAGATTAAAATGGGAacgattaaataaatttctttgcttcatgaaaatacatttttattcttatatacatacgtgtgtttttttattttattttgtactcatttttttatctttctttaaaCATCGATCCCCACaacgtttttttattattatcttttGTTATCCACAACGTGTTTAATTATTATAGACAACTTTTATAATTATTCAATGCGTTTTCTCTATCGTACTACACAAGCTGATTATAAACATAACTTAACATAACTAAACGAATACTTGTTGTtggacaataaataaaaaaaaaactagaagagATCGCTAACAGAAGAGATGTTATTGTAAGAGGTAGCGAATAGCAAAGCTCatatttgaacatttttgtatAAGTTTTACAGTTTTTAAGTTTGTATAAGTTTTTTTAAGTGTACACACACTTTAACAATGTTTTTAGGTCATTTAAACTTCCTACACGTAAAATAACGATACAAAAGCcagtggaaaatattttcctcggcaaatgtaatgaaaaaaaatcgttcaaaagcACAGGTAACTAaagtaaacatatttttgaatcatttgATTTATCGCTTTTGGCTGCTcaccaatatttttttacagtcATGATGCAATTTTTATCATGTATAGATCAATAATCGAcgatcaataaattaaaaagagTGGAGAAAATTATCTAAAAATTTGACTACATGGCTGCAAATGGGTAGCAATAAACGGACACTTACCGAGAGGGGCCTCAATTTCCACTCCGCTCAGCACCTCCGGCAGTCTTAATCCACCACTGCGTGcgtgatatattttttaacgaGGCATGAGAAAatccaagttttttttaaatataaaataaagcataaaaacaaacaacatttcaATTTGTAACGGGCTACACGTGCTTTCCTTGTGGGAATTTTTTTACTgcagttttaaatttcttgcaCAGTGGTAGACCGTTTCGGTCACCCTGGATACAGAGGGCCCTCTTGACAAGATAAATATTTACCATATTTTGGGGGGGGTGActttttcttgaaaaaaaataatttacctcATTTAGATAAACACAAAACGGTAATatactacaaacaaaaataaataaatattttttacataattcCTTTCTGCCCAAATTACCCATCCAACTGACAGCAGCGGAATCCGCAGCTGTCAGTGAGAAAAATTCattcctttatttatttatcaaaaacaaaaaattgcttgtaaacaaacaccatcaccagcgCTCGCGGTGCAGCtggaaatgttaattttgctgctgttttcaGCCGTTTTCATCGTGGAAACTGCACAAATTACCAAGGACAAAGATGCGGCCGCATCGAACCAATCGTCCACCTTTAACCCGCTCAGCCCGCTGGTAAAGTGTTCCTTCCTGCCGCCCGAATTTATGGACTGCGATGAGCCGATCAATTTGAAGGGAAACCGTACCGCCCGGGATGCGGGCGCTAATGGGTGCGTAAAGTTTGGCGGTGTGTACTACGACGAGGTGGAGGTAACGAAGGTCAACTGTattgtgtttgaaaatattgaatgTTACGGAGCGCGCGAATTTCTACGCGATGGAATACCGTGCCTGAAGTACACGGACCATTACTTCGTTACGACGCTGCTGTACAGTATACTGCTCGGATTTCTCGGCATGGATCGGTTCTGCCTTGGGCAGACGGGAACGGCGGTCGGAAAGCTGCTGACGTTGGGCGGTGTCGGCATCTGGTGGATCGTGGACATTGTGCTGCTGATCACGAACAACTTACTGCCCGAGGATGGTAGCAATTGGAATACGAAGGTGTGAAGGGAAGTCCTGTCCTGTCCTTCCGGGTGggtgaaatgaaataatgatACAAAAAGGTTCAGAGACatgtaattgtttgtttttttttattatcattactAAAGCAAAAGTTTACAAAATACAGGACAAGAGGGGAAAGTTTGTTACCGGAATAGAAAATAATCGGTTTTTTAAGCGAAATAAATAGAGAGAGAATTCTATTAATCGTATAACTAAACCTGTTTACAGCAAAGTGTAAGGAAGATCGTCGTAACACAACCGCGGCCACTAGCCGTTGGTCGAATTGCTGTTTCTCCCTACTTTTCTATCGTGTctgattgttttaaaaactaaaacccTAAAGGATTGCTATCCTAATTTACTCCCCTGCCCTGCACGaagcagacaaataaattcaGCAACGGCTATGCCGTGCTGGTGAATATATGCGGCTAGCAATGTAAGTAAGAAAATCGAACCTTAAACTCTTATTGCACTTAAACGTGCTCCTAGCGGGCGGGGAAACATGACTGAGAAAATACTGCTTACAGagggtgtatgtgtgagtaaaattaaatatcaaaATAAGTCAGTTAAAACATAAGATCTTCTTTAAAGGAAAATGCAAAAGTCCGTACGTCCACTGGGGTAAAGTGGGTGTTAGAAATAAAACTATACATAACTGTAAATTGGCAGGCTCGTCATCCTACACTAAGGGCGCTAATTGATTTTTGAGAGTGTTGTTTTGTACTTTCGTCAGGATGGTGGGGGATGCAGGATGATTTAAAGGATGAAACTGTAACTATATTGTTCTGCACCAGGAAACGAGATGTGGCAGAGTTTTAAGGGCGCACTGCTAGTGGGGGTTCCTAACATTCTTAACTAGCTTTGTAACTCACGTAATTGTCGAGAAAAAGGtgcacaaaataaaatctctccttattattattaaataacaCTAAGATTAAGCTAAATCGTGACGCAAGCTATTCGCTAGACGTCGTCTCCACCGCTAAGCATCGATTCGTAACCGGATTCCGCCACCGAGAACACACTTTTCGCACAGGTTGTGTCAGTATAATGGACGGGCACGAGAGTCGCACTGTTGGTTAGCAGATCAACGGATAGAATGTCCTCGCCGGAATCATCCATCGGCACTACCTGTACCGGAGAGATAGTCAGGTTGGTTCGTTGCGGTTTCATATTAGGCGGTGGCGGTTTCCCCAACGGTTGGCCGCCTTTACTCGTTTGTGCCGCTTGTTCGTTTCCTTGTTCCTTTAAAGCTGTGCTGGAGGCATCATCCGGCAGCCCGTAGGCACAATTTCGCATCCCTCTACGAAATGCCAAGCGTTTGTGTTGAGAAGCTTTGCTATTTAGATCTTCATACATTTGCTGTACGTTGTCGAAAAAGTTGCCACCTTCGTCTTCGACCGCATCCAAACCGCCAACAACACGGCTTGAAGGATCTTCACGTACGATCGTATCATCCCGAGCGGTGTTGTCTTGCacatgctgctgatgctgcttcTGTTGCACGATATGTTTTCGCTTGCGGGCGTGTCGCTTTTGTCGATTACGTTCCGGATCACCTGTGCCTTCGATCGACGGTGGTAATAGCTCACCGAGCGCTTCCAGTTCCTTGTGATGTCGTTTACGGCTAAGTAGGCGCAGCTCAATCTCGGCCGTCGAAGAGAGACGCAACGCGTCCTGGTTTTTGTTCGAGATGTGTACGTTGTTCGTGTTGGCAAGCATCAGTACGGAGAGAAAGAATCGTGCCGTGCTGTGGGGTGGTTTGTTCTGTAGCACCCTTTCAAGGGTGATCGATTCCGCCCCGAGCGGTACGGATGGATCGAACGTTTCGATAATTTCCGTACCGTACGCGTGAATATCAAAGTGGTTCCGCTTTTCCGATTCGATCAGGATGGGCTTTAGCTTGCGGTGCCACTGGCTAACCTTGTCGAAACGTTCCTTCGCTTCGTTCATACTCGCCTGAATGCGTGCGTTCGATGCGTCCGTATGCTCTTGCAGGGGTTGAAGCGGTACCGATTTCGATTGTCCTCCATTTCGCCCTTCCtcctcaccatcaccaccaacatcgTCTTCCACTGTGGGTAAATCACACTCGATATGATCCGTATCTTCAGCGATTGAATCGAGCGGGCTACAGCTGGCCGGTTCCTTACCGCTCCTATCAACCGTGTCCGATATGCCGGAATCACACGACAGTGTTCTGGTTGGTGTGGCAGGCAGCGAACCGTTCGAGCGTCGTGGACTGATCGAACTTTTTGGCTTTTCCGACAATCGGCTCAGCCGCTCGACCACTTTCTGGGCAGTTATTATGTCCTGTTCGTCGAACCCTTCGAAGCGTTGCTCAGTAGTGGACGGACACCTTTGCTTCACTGGAGACGGCGAATCATCTTTACTCGGTGTAGAGGTAGCTTTCATCTTTTTCGGACTCAACTTAGTCGGTGTTTGCGGTTCGTCCTCAAAACCAAGGAAATCTGtcggatgaaaaaaaaaaagatgtattACAATAACAGATGGGTAGAATTTGTGTGTCGATATGTGGCTATGAACCAAAAAACAACAGGAAACAAATTATTTCCTACGCGCAGcagagaaaataatgttgGCTGGAAAGAAATTGTGGTCCAAAAATGAAGTAATCGctgaaactgaggcctattttaaGGATAATGACAAACTATACTTTAAAAAAGGCTTCGAAAAGAAGATGGAAGATTGCTATAAGCGCACCTCTTGGAGGATTGCGGCGGGTTTACTTCCCGTAGCGACGTCACGAATCTCATAAAACCTGTGGCAACTCGATGTGCTTCGAACCACAAAATAGGTTTCAAAACTCTCTGTTGATTCGAAACCTAAAAGAGTTTGAACATAGCTTGCGATTCGTATTCCTCTGGCGAATATGAACTCTTTAGGAGTGAGTTTGATAATAACGATTTCTCGAAAGAGTTTACACACTCTCTGTAATTGTATTTGATACCATTGTCTACCTCAACCATAACTCCTTTACTAAATGGGCCAATCCTAATGTTTAACGCTTAACTTATTTAAGGTCCGTTTGGATTAAGCTGACCAAGCCACAATCAAACCACActaaagcaacaaacacaataGAGGAAAGACTGGATCgacacagtaaaaaaaatgaaccagaAACAGAAGTTAAACACGACGAGTTATGGCAAAACGGGAACGAAAGGATGATAACAACATCAGAGTTGAGAAAACTTGAAATGGTCGGTCGAATCATTAAATTCTTTAATTGCTGCCAAGAGTGGGCAGTTGGCAACGAATTGAGTAGGGTGATAAGGGACCATCAACTCGGCCGTATCGTCTAATCGCTTCTAATAGGGATACACAGGATACTTTAGGCGATATCGCCTAATAGGGATAcataggagaagaaaattcgtGGAGCATAAGAAAGATAAAGAGTTAATAAAGGATTGTACGATTGTAagacactgattcgcccggtagtcctatatggccacgaatCTTGAACAATCCGAGcgaaggatgcaaacgctcttggcgtgtttgagcgacgcatcctccggaccggatttttggcggtgtgttcaaGCATGGAGtgtgaggatgccggactcatgccccgccaagaaggttttcgtcagcgacccccagttcggcacgaggcgtcggggagtaCAGCGAGtttgttggctggatcaggtgaagggagacctttaggagatcgggtgcctacatggatgggaagctgcaaccagggatcgagtttcctgcagacctattgttgaccgggccatgtcacgacgacgtgctctttaaaagggcaggccaacatgatgatgatgaaaggaTTGTAAGGTACAAGTACAGTCAGAAGAACAAATTATAAGGAAGATAATTATGAGATCATCTGCCAGAAAAGCAGATGACCAGACATCAGCGGCAAGAAACAAACAGGAGGAAGAGTAAGCTCAAACGCTCAAAACGCTGTCCTGAGGAACACCAAATAGGCATAGAAAACTGTAGGATTTTGTACCAACTATCATCACACTGGAAAAGCTTTTAGACAGATAGTTTGACAACCAgtcaacaacaccaacagaaAACCCCTAGCCCTAGCTAAGCTTGGCCAGGAGAAAACCATGGCAAACCCGATCAAAGGCGGGCTTGAATGCCATCGACCTGACTCCCGGAATCAAGttcacaaacga
This genomic window from Anopheles maculipalpis chromosome 2RL, idAnoMacuDA_375_x, whole genome shotgun sequence contains:
- the LOC126559189 gene encoding TM2 domain-containing protein CG11103, translating into MLILLLFSAVFIVETAQITKDKDAAASNQSSTFNPLSPLVKCSFLPPEFMDCDEPINLKGNRTARDAGANGCVKFGGVYYDEVEVTKVNCIVFENIECYGAREFLRDGIPCLKYTDHYFVTTLLYSILLGFLGMDRFCLGQTGTAVGKLLTLGGVGIWWIVDIVLLITNNLLPEDGSNWNTKV